In Ovis canadensis isolate MfBH-ARS-UI-01 breed Bighorn chromosome 3, ARS-UI_OviCan_v2, whole genome shotgun sequence, one DNA window encodes the following:
- the MSGN1 gene encoding mesogenin-1 has protein sequence MDNLRETFLSLEDGLGSSDSPGLLSSWDWKDRAGSFELTQASPSQSLSPAPSLESYSSSPCQAVAGLACGHGGANGRGGDDCSGLGTSGLTEVDYDMLAFPPAYLQGGTKAQKGTKVRMSVQRRRKASEREKLRMRTLADALHTLRNYLPPVYSQRGQPLTKIQTLKYTIKYIGELTDLLNNGREPRPQSA, from the coding sequence ATGGACAACCTGCGAGAGACCTTCCTCAGCCTGGAAGATGGCTTGGGTTCCTCTGACAGCCCTGGCCTGCTGTCCTCCTGGGACTGGAAAGACAGGGCGGGGTCCTTTGAGCTGACCCAGGCCTCTCCCTCCCAGAGCCTCTCCCCAGCTCCATCCCTGGAGTCCTATTCTTCCTCTCCCTGTCAGGCTGTGGCCGGGCTTGCCTGTGGGCATGGAGGTGCCAATGGTCGGGGCGGCGATGACTGCAGCGGCCTTGGGACCAGCGGCCTGACGGAGGTGGACTACGACATGTTGGCTTTCCCGCCTGCCTACCTGCAGGGTGGCACCAAGGCTCAGAAGGGCACCAAGGTCAGGATGTCTGTCCAGCGGAGACGGAAGGCCAGCGAGAGGGAGAAGCTTCGGATGAGGACCTTGGCTGATGCCCTGCACACCCTCCGGAATTATCTGCCCCCTGTCTACAGTCAGAGGGGCCAGCCACTCACCAAGATCCAGACGCTGAAGTACACCATCAAGTATATCGGAGAGCTCACAGACCTTCTCAACAATGGCCGAGAGCCCCGGCCCCAAAGCGCTTGA